The Streptomyces sp. NBC_01255 genome window below encodes:
- a CDS encoding helix-turn-helix domain-containing protein gives MDEKESPRVGAAVKRRRRALQLTLAVVASRSGLSVPFLSQVENERARPSRRSLELVAEALETTAGELLAVAEASRTVDVVRADERSATLPDGVRRLVRGRHQLHALEFTGEQDAGREFQHRNDELLYVADGAAEVEAEGRAHRLGRGDTLYLSGGVRHRWRATEPGTRLLVVAVADHVEVEEE, from the coding sequence ATGGACGAGAAGGAATCACCCCGCGTGGGCGCGGCCGTCAAGAGGCGCCGCAGAGCGCTCCAGCTCACCCTGGCCGTCGTCGCCTCCCGCAGCGGCCTCTCCGTCCCCTTCCTCAGCCAGGTCGAGAACGAGCGCGCCCGGCCCAGCCGCCGCTCCCTCGAACTCGTCGCCGAGGCCCTGGAGACCACCGCGGGAGAGCTCCTCGCCGTCGCCGAAGCCTCCCGCACCGTCGACGTCGTACGGGCGGACGAGCGGTCCGCGACGCTCCCCGACGGAGTCCGCCGCCTCGTCCGTGGCCGCCACCAGCTGCACGCCCTGGAGTTCACCGGCGAGCAGGACGCGGGCCGTGAATTCCAGCACCGCAACGACGAGTTGCTGTACGTCGCCGACGGCGCCGCCGAGGTCGAGGCCGAGGGCCGCGCCCACCGCCTCGGCCGCGGCGACACGCTCTACCTCTCCGGAGGCGTACGGCACCGCTGGCGCGCCACCGAGCCCGGCACCCGCCTCCTCGTCGTCGCCGTCGCCGACCACGTCGAGGTCGAGGAGGAGTGA
- a CDS encoding helical backbone metal receptor, protein MRTAGVGPRVVSLVPSLTEAVAVSAPGVLVGATEWCSHPAGLDVVRIGGTKNPDVVAITALRPDVVLANEEENRAPDLAALRAAGLDVLVTEIRTLDQGLRELERVLAACGAPRRPRWLDEAEAAWESVTPLEPAPDGRPLTAVVPIWRRPWMVLGSDTFAGDLLARLGVRNAYEDHPERYPRIPIDELRATAPDLVVLPDEPYRFTPDDGPEAFPGTAAALVDGRLLTWYGPSLTQAPQALSRALRAARR, encoded by the coding sequence GTGAGGACCGCCGGCGTCGGACCGAGAGTCGTCTCCCTCGTCCCCTCCCTCACGGAGGCGGTCGCCGTCTCCGCACCCGGTGTCCTCGTCGGTGCGACGGAGTGGTGCAGTCATCCCGCCGGCCTCGACGTCGTACGGATCGGCGGCACCAAGAACCCCGACGTCGTCGCGATCACCGCGCTCCGGCCCGATGTCGTCCTCGCCAACGAGGAGGAGAACCGCGCCCCGGACCTCGCCGCCCTGCGGGCCGCCGGGCTCGACGTCCTCGTCACCGAGATCCGCACCCTCGACCAGGGCCTGCGCGAGCTGGAGCGGGTCCTCGCCGCCTGCGGCGCGCCGCGCCGGCCGCGCTGGCTGGACGAGGCCGAGGCGGCCTGGGAGTCCGTGACGCCCCTGGAGCCCGCGCCGGACGGAAGGCCGCTCACCGCCGTCGTCCCGATCTGGCGCCGGCCCTGGATGGTCCTCGGCAGCGACACCTTCGCCGGCGACCTGCTCGCCCGCCTCGGCGTCCGCAACGCGTACGAAGACCATCCCGAGCGCTATCCGCGGATCCCGATCGACGAGCTCCGAGCCACCGCCCCCGACCTCGTCGTCCTGCCCGACGAGCCCTACCGCTTCACGCCGGACGACGGCCCCGAGGCCTTCCCCGGGACCGCCGCCGCCCTCGTCGACGGGCGCCTGCTCACCTGGTACGGGCCGTCGCTGACACAGGCGCCGCAGGCGCTGTCCCGGGCCCTGCGAGCAGCGCGCCGCTGA
- a CDS encoding TDT family transporter — translation MASLATPRSAPRPASRATTPGAHPATTTGTTAAQATTASPARSVRHLGPNWYASVMGTAIVANAGAALPVDVPGLRTVCAAVWALSLAMLLTLVSARALHWIHHRDQARAHLLDPAMAPFYGCLSMALLAVGGGAMIVGQDWIGLPAALALDTVLFTAGTVIGLAAAVAVPYLMVVHHRIESASPVWLLPVVAPMVSAALGPLLVPHLPAGQAQQTLLIACYAMFGISLLATLVMLPLVFGRLVTGGPLPLALTPTLFLVLGPLGQSTTAANKFADVAPGVLPAPYAHGFAAFAVLYGVPVMGFALLWLALAGAMVLRARRRGMGFAMTFWAFTFPVGTCVTGSEGLAQHTGLDVFRWLAVALYVFLVAAWLVAGFHTVRGLLSGALLAGPGTAPAAPVSATARTR, via the coding sequence ATGGCAAGCCTCGCAACACCCCGCTCGGCCCCTCGTCCGGCCTCCCGCGCCACCACCCCCGGCGCGCACCCCGCCACCACCACGGGCACCACAGCCGCCCAGGCCACCACAGCCTCCCCGGCCCGTTCCGTCCGTCACCTCGGACCCAACTGGTACGCCTCCGTCATGGGGACCGCCATCGTCGCCAACGCGGGCGCGGCCCTCCCCGTGGACGTCCCCGGCCTCCGTACCGTCTGCGCGGCGGTCTGGGCGCTGTCGCTCGCGATGCTGCTCACCCTCGTCTCCGCCCGCGCGCTGCACTGGATCCACCACCGCGACCAGGCCCGGGCCCATCTCCTGGACCCCGCGATGGCGCCGTTCTACGGCTGCCTCTCGATGGCGCTGCTCGCCGTGGGCGGCGGCGCGATGATCGTGGGCCAGGACTGGATCGGGCTCCCCGCGGCCCTGGCGCTCGACACGGTCCTGTTCACCGCCGGCACGGTGATCGGTCTCGCGGCGGCCGTGGCCGTCCCGTACCTCATGGTGGTGCACCACCGGATCGAGAGCGCGTCCCCGGTGTGGCTGCTGCCGGTCGTCGCCCCCATGGTCTCCGCCGCGCTCGGCCCGCTGCTCGTGCCGCACCTGCCCGCCGGGCAGGCCCAGCAGACGCTCCTCATCGCCTGCTACGCGATGTTCGGGATCAGCCTGCTCGCCACCCTGGTCATGCTGCCCCTGGTCTTCGGCCGGCTCGTGACCGGTGGCCCGCTGCCTCTCGCGCTCACCCCCACGCTCTTCCTCGTCCTCGGCCCGCTGGGCCAGTCGACGACCGCCGCGAACAAGTTCGCCGACGTGGCCCCGGGCGTGCTGCCCGCCCCGTACGCGCACGGCTTCGCCGCCTTCGCCGTCCTCTACGGGGTGCCCGTGATGGGCTTCGCGCTGCTGTGGCTGGCGCTCGCCGGGGCGATGGTGCTGCGGGCGCGGCGGCGGGGCATGGGCTTCGCGATGACGTTCTGGGCGTTCACCTTCCCGGTCGGGACCTGCGTGACCGGCTCCGAAGGCCTCGCCCAGCACACCGGTCTCGACGTCTTCCGGTGGCTCGCCGTCGCGCTGTACGTGTTCCTCGTGGCGGCCTGGCTGGTGGCCGGCTTCCACACCGTGCGCGGGCTGCTCAGCGGCGCGCTGCTCGCAGGGCCCGGGACAGCGCCTGCGGCGCCTGTGTCAGCGACGGCCCGTACCAGGTGA
- a CDS encoding LysR family transcriptional regulator: MSREMAGRHGTQGDEPRPHLSHRVPDLGALELLIAVARHGSLGAAAREVGITQPAASSRIRSMERQLGVALVDRSPRGSRLTDAGALVTDWARRIVEAAEAFDAGAQALRGRRDSRLRVAASMTIAEYLLPGWLIALRAERPDTAVSLQAGNSAAVAQRLFAGDADVGFVEGLAVPDGLDGVVVAHDRLALVAAPSHPWARRRGPLDPAELAATPLILRERGSGTRQVLDAALAGHGGLAEPLLELASTTAVKAAVVSGAGPAVLSELAITEELASRRLVAIPVEGVLLRRDLRAVWPAGHRPTGPARDLLSLTRARPTG; this comes from the coding sequence ATGAGCAGGGAGATGGCGGGGCGGCACGGGACACAGGGCGACGAGCCGAGGCCGCACCTGTCCCACCGGGTGCCGGATCTCGGCGCGCTCGAACTCCTCATCGCCGTCGCCCGGCACGGCAGCCTCGGCGCGGCCGCCCGCGAGGTCGGGATCACCCAGCCCGCCGCGAGCAGCCGGATCCGCTCGATGGAGCGGCAGCTCGGGGTGGCCCTCGTCGACCGCTCGCCGCGCGGTTCGCGGCTCACCGACGCGGGCGCGCTCGTGACGGACTGGGCGCGGCGGATCGTCGAGGCCGCGGAGGCCTTCGACGCGGGCGCCCAGGCCCTGCGCGGGCGACGCGACTCGCGGCTGCGGGTGGCCGCGTCCATGACCATCGCCGAGTACCTGCTGCCGGGCTGGCTGATCGCGCTGCGCGCCGAGCGCCCCGACACGGCCGTGTCGCTCCAGGCGGGGAACTCCGCGGCGGTCGCGCAACGGCTCTTCGCGGGCGACGCCGACGTCGGCTTCGTGGAGGGGCTCGCCGTGCCGGACGGCCTCGACGGGGTCGTCGTCGCGCACGACCGGCTCGCGCTCGTCGCCGCGCCCTCGCATCCCTGGGCCCGGCGCCGCGGCCCCCTGGACCCGGCGGAACTGGCCGCGACCCCGCTGATCCTGCGGGAGCGCGGCTCGGGCACCCGGCAGGTCCTGGACGCGGCGCTCGCCGGCCACGGCGGTCTCGCCGAGCCGCTCCTCGAACTCGCCTCCACGACGGCCGTGAAGGCCGCCGTCGTCAGCGGCGCGGGCCCGGCCGTCCTCAGCGAACTCGCCATCACCGAGGAACTGGCCTCCCGCCGCCTGGTCGCCATCCCCGTCGAGGGCGTCCTGCTCCGCCGCGACCTGCGCGCGGTCTGGCCCGCCGGACACCGCCCGACGGGTCCGGCCCGCGACCTGCTCTCCCTGACGCGCGCCCGCCCGACGGGCTGA
- a CDS encoding amidohydrolase, with the protein MRTTRLALLSARLLDPGTGAFLPQSALAVSGDGRISALGDDREIRALAGPDTTVVDLKGAVVTPGLVDGHVHPVTGAELTGGLDLSHCAGLDDVREALAREVRRLARGEWLFAWGLDPNVFGDRPVGIAPFDSVLDGVPAFLLLFDAHSALASRRALELAGVDGPRTFAQGSAEVVCDADGRPTGLLLEDAACELVERIAPQPTREERREGLAAALRSMAAAGLTGGHVMDANGESLALYGELDAAGELPLRLRVAPWCQPGTDADGVRALIEQQGTGGALWRVAGVKLFMDGTIDNGTAWLERPDCHGESTAAFWPDPAAYTHIVGELHRAGVATATHAIGDAAVRHVLDSVEKAQAADTVRVRHRVEHIETVPDDTLRRFAELGVVASMQPTHCCDFTRADHTDNWSRRLGEERASRAWRCRDLLDSGATVVLGSDWPIAPFPPLGVLAGARHRRPSRDLGQAPHGPEQALTALEALRGMTTGPAYAAGEEHEAGRLALGHRADLAVFADSPVTTAATELPDLPVLLTVLDGRITHRAAGV; encoded by the coding sequence GTGCGCACCACCCGACTCGCCCTGCTCTCCGCCCGACTGCTCGACCCCGGCACGGGGGCGTTCCTGCCGCAGTCCGCGCTCGCCGTCTCCGGCGACGGCCGGATCTCCGCCCTGGGCGACGACCGTGAGATCCGCGCCCTCGCCGGTCCCGACACCACCGTCGTCGACCTCAAGGGCGCCGTCGTCACGCCCGGTCTCGTGGACGGCCACGTCCACCCGGTCACCGGCGCCGAACTGACCGGCGGCCTCGACCTGTCGCACTGCGCCGGCCTCGACGACGTACGGGAGGCGCTCGCCCGGGAAGTCCGCCGCCTCGCCCGCGGCGAGTGGCTGTTCGCCTGGGGGCTCGACCCGAACGTCTTCGGCGACCGCCCCGTCGGGATCGCCCCCTTCGACTCCGTACTCGACGGGGTGCCCGCCTTCCTGCTGCTCTTCGACGCCCACTCGGCGCTGGCCAGCCGCCGGGCGCTCGAACTCGCCGGGGTCGACGGGCCGCGTACGTTCGCGCAGGGCTCCGCCGAGGTCGTCTGCGACGCGGACGGCCGCCCGACCGGGCTGCTCCTGGAGGACGCGGCCTGCGAGCTGGTCGAGCGGATCGCCCCGCAGCCGACGCGCGAGGAGCGCCGGGAGGGGCTCGCCGCCGCCCTGCGGTCGATGGCGGCGGCCGGTCTGACCGGCGGCCACGTCATGGACGCCAACGGCGAGAGCCTCGCGCTGTACGGGGAGCTCGACGCCGCCGGCGAGCTGCCGCTGCGGCTGCGCGTCGCGCCCTGGTGCCAGCCCGGCACCGACGCGGACGGGGTACGCGCCCTGATCGAGCAGCAGGGCACGGGCGGCGCGCTGTGGCGGGTCGCGGGCGTGAAGCTCTTCATGGACGGGACCATCGACAACGGCACCGCGTGGCTGGAGCGGCCCGACTGCCACGGCGAGTCAACGGCCGCGTTCTGGCCGGATCCCGCCGCGTACACGCACATCGTCGGGGAACTGCACCGGGCGGGCGTGGCCACCGCGACGCACGCGATCGGGGACGCGGCCGTACGGCACGTCCTCGACTCCGTAGAGAAGGCCCAGGCCGCCGACACGGTCCGGGTACGCCACCGGGTGGAGCACATCGAGACGGTGCCGGACGACACGCTGCGCCGCTTCGCCGAGCTCGGGGTCGTCGCGTCCATGCAGCCCACCCACTGCTGCGACTTCACCCGCGCCGACCACACCGACAACTGGTCGCGCCGCCTCGGCGAGGAGCGGGCCTCGCGCGCCTGGCGCTGCCGCGACCTGCTGGACTCCGGGGCGACCGTCGTCCTCGGCTCCGACTGGCCCATCGCGCCGTTCCCGCCGCTCGGTGTGCTGGCCGGGGCCCGGCACCGCCGCCCGAGCCGCGACCTCGGCCAGGCGCCGCACGGGCCCGAGCAGGCGCTGACGGCGCTGGAGGCGCTGCGGGGCATGACGACGGGACCGGCGTACGCGGCGGGCGAGGAGCACGAGGCGGGCCGGCTCGCCCTCGGCCACCGCGCCGACCTCGCGGTCTTCGCGGACAGCCCGGTCACCACGGCGGCGACCGAGCTCCCGGACCTGCCGGTCCTCCTCACGGTCCTGGACGGCCGGATCACCCACCGCGCGGCGGGCGTCTGA
- a CDS encoding TetR/AcrR family transcriptional regulator — protein MSSSVQRKRVRKSPEARRAEIVETAARVALTEGLECVTLRRIADELAVRPGLISHYFPSAEDLVGEAFSVASTGELDALLPADRPHGTPTQYLARYFALSAGEAYDDISRLWINARHLSRYRPVLRDRVAEQELASDDRLETLIREGVARGEFRTDDPRTAAIQILVVLDGLGAHANTDRSNRPEAVTRMAVTTAERELGLAHGALTDVPPLAEPAEPVEPDEPASAAPPR, from the coding sequence ATGTCGTCAAGCGTTCAGCGCAAGCGCGTTCGGAAATCCCCGGAAGCCCGGCGGGCGGAGATCGTGGAGACCGCGGCCCGGGTCGCCCTGACCGAGGGCCTGGAGTGCGTCACCCTGCGGCGGATCGCCGATGAGCTCGCCGTACGGCCCGGTCTGATCAGCCACTACTTCCCCTCGGCGGAGGATCTGGTGGGCGAGGCCTTCAGCGTCGCCTCCACGGGCGAGCTCGACGCGCTGCTGCCCGCGGACCGGCCGCACGGGACGCCCACGCAGTACCTCGCGCGCTACTTCGCCCTCTCGGCGGGAGAGGCGTACGACGACATCAGCCGTCTCTGGATCAACGCCCGCCACCTGAGCCGCTACCGGCCCGTCCTGCGCGACCGGGTCGCCGAGCAGGAGCTCGCCTCCGACGACCGGCTCGAAACACTCATCCGCGAGGGCGTCGCGCGGGGCGAGTTCCGCACGGACGACCCGCGGACGGCGGCCATCCAGATCCTGGTGGTGCTCGACGGCCTGGGCGCCCACGCCAACACCGACCGGAGCAACCGGCCCGAGGCCGTGACGCGGATGGCCGTCACGACGGCGGAGCGGGAACTCGGCCTGGCGCACGGCGCCCTGACCGACGTACCGCCGCTCGCGGAGCCGGCCGAGCCCGTCGAACCCGATGAGCCCGCTTCCGCGGCCCCTCCCCGCTGA
- a CDS encoding purine-cytosine permease family protein — MASTIPDPIPRSQGVEVTPSAAADRPGRIEAHGIDHIPDGERHGHPRELFSVWAAANVNYLSLVIGGALVLMGLTLWQAVAVIVVGNLFWLLTGLLATSGPAAGAPSEVITRAVYGVLGNRVNNAVGGWLVSVCYFALNLAAAATAAFALVEKTGITANTPVKVAVIVVIAALTLAISVYGHALIIKLYLPITLALTAAFAVVAFAVLRHADFSYAPAERLGGTSLWALLIAGTTMIASGPLSYTTSADFSRYLPRTASKKAIVGWTALGAFLPSVVVCSLGAFAATAVDMGDPQNALQTILPGWFTPVFLLALVLGTISINALTAYSAGLALQAVGLRIRRTVSVLFDGAVAVALTLYGLLVSDFLDTVSNALQLIVVLSGPLMAVYATDIVLRRCRYDGPALSDETPRGPFWYTGGVNLAGALALTAGVTSAALCVDTLYTGPVAAALGGLDLSLPVGMTVAAALYALLMRNDSTVRAARARA; from the coding sequence ATGGCTTCCACGATCCCCGACCCGATCCCCCGCTCCCAGGGCGTCGAGGTCACCCCGTCGGCCGCCGCCGACAGGCCCGGCCGCATCGAGGCCCACGGCATCGATCACATCCCCGACGGCGAACGCCACGGGCACCCCCGCGAGCTCTTCTCCGTGTGGGCCGCGGCCAACGTCAACTACCTCAGCCTCGTCATCGGCGGAGCCCTCGTACTCATGGGCCTGACGCTCTGGCAGGCCGTCGCCGTGATCGTCGTCGGCAACCTCTTCTGGCTGCTCACCGGACTCCTCGCCACCTCGGGACCGGCCGCCGGCGCGCCCAGCGAGGTGATCACCCGGGCCGTCTACGGCGTCCTCGGCAACCGTGTGAACAACGCGGTCGGCGGCTGGCTCGTCTCCGTCTGCTACTTCGCCCTCAACCTCGCCGCCGCGGCGACCGCCGCCTTCGCGCTCGTCGAGAAGACCGGCATCACGGCGAACACCCCCGTCAAGGTGGCCGTCATCGTGGTCATCGCCGCGCTCACCCTGGCCATCAGCGTCTACGGCCACGCCCTGATCATCAAGCTGTACCTGCCGATCACCCTCGCCCTGACCGCGGCCTTCGCCGTCGTCGCGTTCGCCGTCCTGCGCCACGCCGACTTCTCGTACGCCCCCGCCGAACGGCTCGGCGGCACCTCGCTCTGGGCCCTCCTCATCGCGGGCACCACGATGATCGCCTCGGGCCCGCTCTCGTACACCACGAGCGCCGACTTCTCCCGCTACCTGCCCCGCACGGCCTCGAAGAAGGCGATCGTCGGCTGGACCGCCCTCGGCGCCTTCCTGCCCAGCGTCGTCGTCTGTTCGCTCGGCGCGTTCGCCGCGACCGCCGTCGACATGGGCGACCCGCAGAACGCCCTCCAGACGATCCTGCCCGGCTGGTTCACCCCCGTCTTCCTGCTCGCCCTCGTCCTCGGCACGATCTCCATCAACGCCCTGACCGCGTACAGCGCCGGTCTCGCCCTCCAGGCCGTCGGCCTCCGCATCCGCCGTACCGTCAGCGTCCTCTTCGACGGCGCCGTCGCCGTGGCCCTGACCCTCTACGGGCTGCTCGTCTCCGACTTCCTCGACACCGTCAGCAACGCCCTCCAGCTGATCGTGGTCCTGAGCGGCCCCCTGATGGCCGTCTACGCGACCGACATCGTGCTGCGCCGGTGCCGCTACGACGGCCCCGCGCTCTCCGACGAGACCCCTCGCGGCCCCTTCTGGTACACCGGCGGCGTCAACCTCGCGGGCGCGCTCGCCCTCACGGCGGGCGTCACCTCGGCGGCCCTCTGCGTGGACACCCTCTACACGGGCCCCGTCGCCGCGGCCCTGGGCGGCCTGGACCTCTCCCTCCCCGTCGGCATGACCGTCGCCGCGGCCCTCTACGCCCTCCTGATGCGGAACGACTCCACCGTGCGTGCCGCCCGGGCGCGCGCGTGA
- a CDS encoding C45 family peptidase produces the protein MNARTHLRIGGDSPRRRGEDRGRQAREGITRAWRVYEELFATVAAGASRSAQDLDVPALARRTVDATRSWAPELVEEMEGVAEGAGMPFWTIAALNARTEILAEAGAPRAGECSTLVRTDGAGSAGGQCWDWHQELADAWHLQTVTGDVRGFAGITEHGILAKIGVNDAGVGVLFNILGHTGDAATGVPVHLVARQVLGAAGSFEEAVALLTAAPVSASTVITVVTADRAASVELAPGGSAIVTPDDRGWLVRTNHFLDPALAAGELRGRREPETYDRHRLLTARIREHTGPLGTDTLVDLLTAHGDDGAEVCCHAPAEGTLGGRWATLATVAVDPAERRLLVHDGGPCTASPASWTPLTAPTR, from the coding sequence GTGAATGCCCGTACCCACCTCCGGATCGGCGGGGACTCGCCGAGGCGCCGGGGCGAGGACCGGGGCCGGCAGGCCCGCGAGGGCATCACGCGCGCGTGGAGGGTCTACGAGGAACTCTTCGCGACCGTCGCCGCGGGCGCGTCGAGAAGCGCCCAGGACCTCGACGTCCCCGCCCTCGCCCGCCGTACCGTCGACGCGACCCGGTCCTGGGCGCCCGAGCTCGTCGAGGAGATGGAGGGAGTCGCCGAGGGCGCAGGGATGCCGTTCTGGACGATCGCCGCGCTCAACGCGCGCACCGAGATCCTCGCCGAGGCCGGTGCGCCGAGGGCGGGGGAGTGCTCCACCCTCGTCCGTACCGACGGCGCCGGGAGCGCGGGCGGGCAGTGCTGGGACTGGCACCAGGAGCTGGCCGACGCCTGGCACCTCCAGACCGTGACCGGCGACGTCCGCGGCTTCGCGGGGATCACCGAGCACGGCATCCTCGCAAAGATCGGCGTCAACGACGCCGGTGTGGGCGTGCTCTTCAACATCCTCGGCCACACCGGCGACGCCGCCACCGGCGTCCCGGTCCACCTTGTGGCCCGTCAGGTGCTCGGCGCGGCCGGTTCGTTCGAGGAGGCGGTCGCTCTGCTCACGGCCGCACCGGTCTCGGCCTCCACGGTCATCACCGTGGTGACGGCGGACCGCGCCGCTTCTGTCGAACTCGCCCCGGGCGGCTCGGCGATCGTCACCCCGGACGACCGGGGCTGGCTGGTCCGCACGAACCACTTCCTCGATCCGGCCCTCGCCGCCGGCGAACTGCGCGGGCGCCGGGAGCCGGAGACGTACGACCGCCACCGGCTGCTCACCGCCCGCATCCGCGAACACACCGGCCCGCTCGGTACCGACACGCTCGTGGACCTGCTCACCGCGCACGGGGACGACGGCGCCGAGGTCTGCTGCCACGCCCCCGCCGAGGGGACCCTCGGCGGCAGGTGGGCGACGCTGGCCACGGTCGCGGTCGACCCGGCGGAGCGGCGCCTCCTGGTGCACGACGGCGGGCCGTGCACGGCGAGCCCCGCGAGCTGGACGCCGCTCACGGCGCCCACCCGCTGA
- a CDS encoding gamma-glutamyl-gamma-aminobutyrate hydrolase family protein — translation MSKPLIGVTTYLDQARWGVWDMQAALLPAPYPRLVRESGGLAVMLPPDEPTAAAEVVARLDGLVVAGGADVEPVRYGAEPDPRTGPPARARDSWELALIDAALASGTPLLGICRGMQLLNVALGGTLVQHLDGHVEAVGVIGRHAVKPVPHTRYASLVPELTEVPTYHHQAVDRLGAGLTVSAHAEDGTVEAVELAAPVWALGVQWHPEMGEDLRVMRGLVEAAGAARR, via the coding sequence GTGTCCAAGCCGCTCATCGGCGTGACCACCTATCTGGACCAGGCCCGCTGGGGGGTGTGGGACATGCAGGCCGCGCTGCTCCCCGCGCCGTACCCGCGGCTCGTCCGGGAGAGCGGGGGGCTCGCCGTGATGCTGCCGCCGGATGAGCCGACCGCCGCGGCGGAGGTCGTGGCCCGGCTCGACGGGCTGGTCGTCGCGGGCGGGGCGGACGTCGAGCCCGTACGGTACGGGGCCGAGCCCGACCCCCGTACCGGCCCGCCGGCCCGCGCCCGGGACTCCTGGGAACTGGCCCTGATCGACGCGGCCCTGGCCTCCGGCACGCCGCTCCTCGGGATCTGCCGTGGGATGCAGCTGCTGAACGTGGCCCTCGGCGGGACGCTGGTCCAGCACCTGGACGGGCATGTGGAGGCGGTCGGGGTGATCGGCCGGCATGCGGTCAAGCCGGTGCCGCACACGCGGTACGCGTCCCTGGTGCCCGAGCTGACCGAGGTCCCGACCTACCACCACCAGGCCGTGGACCGGCTGGGTGCGGGGCTCACGGTCTCGGCCCACGCCGAGGACGGCACGGTGGAGGCGGTGGAACTGGCCGCCCCCGTCTGGGCCCTCGGCGTGCAGTGGCATCCGGAGATGGGCGAGGACCTGCGCGTGATGCGGGGGCTCGTCGAGGCGGCGGGGGCGGCCCGGCGGTAA
- the eat gene encoding ethanolamine permease yields MTLEETTGNASGGTTPPKDDYLERRALRRGSAGWLLLTGLGVAYVVSGDFSGWNIGLSKGGFGGLAIATVLMGAMYACLVFALAELSAILPTAGGGYGFARRALGTWGGFLTGTAILIEYVLAPAAISIFIGDYVESLGLFGLESGWPVYLVCFALFIGIHLWGVGEALRFSLIVTAIAVAALVVFALGAFTDFHVDGLNDIPVDGEAFGSNSWLPFGLLGIWAAFPFGMWFFLGVEGVPLAAEEAKDPVRSMPRALAISMGILVLLAVVTFLAATGARGSAAVQEAGNPLVVALQGGGEPTALSRFVNYAGLAGLVASFFSLIYAGSRQLFALSRAGYLPRFLSLTSRRKSPYLGLLIPGAIGFALAAGTGNGARMLNIAVFGATISYALMALSHIVLRRREPGLHRPYRTPGGIVTSSVAFVLALSALVATFLVDRTAAFMALGVYVIALAYFAFYSRHHLVAGAPEEEFAALAAAEAELARD; encoded by the coding sequence ATGACGCTCGAAGAAACGACCGGGAACGCCTCCGGCGGCACCACCCCACCGAAGGACGACTACCTGGAGCGCCGCGCGCTGCGCCGCGGCAGCGCCGGCTGGCTGCTGCTCACCGGCCTCGGCGTCGCCTACGTCGTCTCCGGGGACTTCTCCGGCTGGAACATCGGCCTGTCGAAGGGCGGCTTCGGCGGACTCGCCATCGCCACCGTCCTCATGGGCGCGATGTACGCCTGTCTGGTCTTCGCACTCGCCGAGCTCTCCGCCATCCTGCCCACGGCGGGCGGCGGCTACGGCTTCGCCCGGCGGGCGCTCGGCACCTGGGGCGGGTTCCTCACCGGCACCGCGATCCTCATCGAGTACGTCCTCGCCCCCGCCGCGATCTCCATCTTCATCGGCGACTACGTCGAGTCGCTCGGCCTCTTCGGCCTGGAGTCCGGCTGGCCGGTCTACCTCGTCTGCTTCGCGCTCTTCATCGGCATCCACCTGTGGGGCGTGGGCGAGGCGCTGCGGTTCAGCCTGATCGTCACGGCCATCGCGGTCGCGGCGCTCGTCGTCTTCGCGCTCGGCGCGTTCACCGACTTCCACGTCGACGGCCTGAACGACATCCCGGTCGACGGCGAGGCCTTCGGGTCGAACTCCTGGCTGCCCTTCGGACTGCTCGGGATCTGGGCCGCGTTCCCCTTCGGCATGTGGTTCTTCCTCGGGGTGGAGGGCGTGCCGCTCGCCGCCGAGGAGGCGAAGGACCCGGTGCGGTCGATGCCGAGGGCGCTCGCGATCTCGATGGGGATCCTGGTGCTCCTCGCCGTCGTGACCTTCCTCGCCGCCACCGGCGCGCGCGGCTCGGCCGCCGTCCAGGAGGCCGGGAACCCGCTCGTCGTGGCGCTCCAGGGCGGCGGGGAGCCGACGGCGCTCAGCCGCTTCGTGAACTACGCGGGCCTCGCGGGCCTGGTCGCCTCCTTCTTCTCCCTCATCTACGCCGGATCACGCCAGCTGTTCGCCCTCTCCCGGGCCGGCTACCTGCCCCGTTTCCTCTCCCTCACCAGCCGCCGCAAGTCGCCGTACCTGGGGCTGCTCATCCCGGGCGCGATCGGCTTCGCCCTCGCCGCCGGCACCGGCAACGGGGCGCGGATGCTGAACATCGCGGTCTTCGGCGCCACCATCTCGTACGCCCTCATGGCGCTCTCGCACATCGTGCTGCGGCGCCGCGAGCCCGGCCTGCACCGGCCGTACCGGACGCCCGGCGGAATCGTCACCTCGTCCGTCGCCTTCGTCCTGGCCCTCTCGGCGCTCGTCGCGACCTTCCTGGTGGACCGGACGGCGGCGTTCATGGCGCTCGGGGTGTACGTGATCGCTCTCGCCTACTTCGCGTTCTACAGTCGGCACCATCTGGTGGCCGGCGCGCCGGAGGAGGAGTTCGCGGCGCTCGCCGCGGCCGAGGCCGAGCTCGCACGCGACTGA